From the Candidatus Neomarinimicrobiota bacterium genome, one window contains:
- a CDS encoding ParA family protein, producing the protein MVKTANIITLLCNKGGVGRSTTAVNIGWSLADAGRQVLICDLDSQANASYNLSKDYTIVESGKNISQMMANGTGSFSDYISDTRHSRLKLLGSTLFTDKTEADLRRNQTMNIHRIFERKLDRSTREGFDYIIFDTPPSKSSILMLNALIVSDWFWYIIGAEDQWALDARVIMDKIVADVKKLNTKLNPLPVLLTRYKKNNTQSRHMKQICQDTFEKGVFPGCVRDTTFITKSNSARQSIFEYDRRHNCAKDYAAVSRDLIKTVENRTNSEIGPEKKVPHSDEPPIHDMGY; encoded by the coding sequence ATGGTAAAGACGGCAAATATTATTACTCTTCTCTGTAATAAAGGTGGTGTGGGCCGCTCGACAACAGCCGTAAATATTGGTTGGAGTCTGGCCGATGCGGGCAGGCAAGTCCTCATCTGTGATCTTGATTCCCAGGCCAATGCTTCCTACAACCTTTCAAAAGATTACACCATTGTAGAATCGGGTAAAAATATCAGCCAAATGATGGCTAACGGAACCGGTTCATTCTCCGATTATATCTCAGACACCCGGCACTCACGGTTGAAACTTTTGGGATCTACCTTGTTCACCGATAAAACAGAAGCTGACTTGCGCCGTAATCAAACTATGAACATCCACAGGATATTTGAACGCAAACTGGACAGGTCAACCCGTGAAGGCTTCGATTACATTATTTTTGACACACCGCCATCCAAATCATCCATACTGATGTTGAACGCATTGATTGTTAGTGACTGGTTCTGGTATATCATAGGGGCGGAGGACCAGTGGGCCCTGGACGCCCGGGTGATTATGGACAAGATTGTGGCCGATGTGAAAAAACTGAACACAAAATTGAATCCACTTCCCGTATTGCTTACCAGGTACAAGAAGAATAATACACAATCAAGGCATATGAAGCAGATATGCCAGGACACGTTTGAGAAAGGTGTGTTTCCAGGGTGTGTAAGAGATACCACCTTTATTACAAAATCAAACAGTGCAAGGCAATCCATATTTGAATATGATAGAAGACACAACTGTGCAAAAGATTATGCTGCTGTTTCCAGGGACCTGATAAAAACTGTGGAGAACAGAACAAACAGTGAGATTGGACCGGAGAAAAAAGTACCTCATAGTGATGAACCACCCATTCATGATATGGGGTATTGA